A region from the Agarivorans sp. Alg241-V36 genome encodes:
- the mnmC gene encoding bifunctional tRNA (5-methylaminomethyl-2-thiouridine)(34)-methyltransferase MnmD/FAD-dependent 5-carboxymethylaminomethyl-2-thiouridine(34) oxidoreductase MnmC: MSSSDNVNNTTTATIHWNPEGTPVATDYDDVYFSVDNGLAESRYVFIEQNQLTERWKNHQSASYVIAETGFGTGLNFLAAWHHYQQFLEANPDTALTRLHFISFEKHPLSLNDLSQALKQWPELKDFSDQLVAFYPQIMTPGCHRIAFRYPVAITLDIWIGDVHHNLPEVPNINGGLVNSWFLDGFAPSKNPDMWTQELFEGMALLSAADASLATFTAAGFVRRGLIEAGFDAQKAKGFGRKRDMLVGRFKQHTTPQSVNSRLYNRQGIRAGEDVAIIGAGIAGVSLAYALVKRGVKVSLYEKNSAAALEASGNRQGAVYPLLSPNQPHVSEFFQHAFNYHHQVLSQLEQQQFKVEHDYCGLLQLAYNDKSQAKNLNIAQAGYPKELVYPVDKATASKLAGVSLDNEALYYPLAGWVNAKQCVQTILKAAEQSGLLSVHYGHELSQFELENQHCRLDFGSQVKQHNNVVFCQSHHLLKLPQAEQLPITPVRGQVSHVDTTAQLSKLSKVLCYEGYLTPANHQQHCIGASYIRNDLSLELKANEAEKNLAAIRKCQPQPWNEQLTLADTPGRAATRCAVRDHFPLIGQLPNLEQLFSEQYKQQWQEVVPPSYGGVFVAIGFGSRGICSAPFATELLAAQLCNEPMPLKQSTLNCIHPHRFWNRRLVKKRPLALNYREFKTR; encoded by the coding sequence TTGTCTTCATCGGATAATGTGAATAACACCACAACAGCCACGATTCATTGGAATCCAGAAGGTACCCCTGTGGCTACCGATTACGACGATGTCTATTTCTCTGTAGACAATGGCTTAGCCGAAAGTCGTTACGTTTTTATTGAACAAAATCAACTCACTGAGCGCTGGAAAAACCACCAAAGTGCTAGCTACGTTATCGCCGAGACAGGCTTTGGCACCGGCTTAAACTTTTTAGCAGCATGGCATCACTACCAACAATTTCTCGAAGCAAACCCCGATACCGCTTTAACGCGACTACATTTTATTAGCTTTGAAAAGCACCCTTTATCGCTAAACGATCTAAGCCAAGCCTTAAAACAATGGCCAGAACTTAAAGACTTTAGTGACCAGTTAGTTGCATTCTACCCCCAAATTATGACGCCAGGATGTCACCGAATTGCCTTTCGCTACCCTGTAGCAATTACCTTAGATATTTGGATTGGTGATGTGCACCACAACCTGCCGGAAGTCCCTAACATTAACGGTGGTTTGGTCAACTCTTGGTTTTTAGACGGCTTCGCTCCTAGCAAAAACCCTGACATGTGGACCCAGGAATTATTCGAGGGCATGGCCTTGTTGTCTGCTGCTGATGCTTCTTTAGCAACCTTTACAGCAGCAGGCTTTGTAAGAAGAGGCTTAATTGAAGCAGGCTTTGATGCTCAAAAAGCCAAGGGCTTTGGCAGAAAGCGAGACATGTTAGTGGGTCGCTTTAAACAACACACCACTCCGCAAAGCGTAAACTCTCGCTTATATAATCGCCAAGGCATTAGGGCTGGAGAAGATGTCGCGATTATTGGCGCCGGTATCGCTGGGGTTAGCCTTGCTTATGCTTTAGTTAAGCGAGGGGTAAAAGTAAGCCTTTATGAGAAAAACAGCGCCGCAGCTTTAGAAGCATCGGGTAATCGACAAGGTGCCGTTTACCCTTTGCTTAGCCCTAACCAACCACATGTTAGTGAGTTTTTTCAGCATGCCTTCAACTATCATCACCAAGTGTTATCTCAACTGGAGCAACAGCAGTTCAAAGTTGAGCATGATTACTGCGGCTTATTGCAACTGGCTTATAACGACAAGTCTCAAGCAAAAAATCTCAATATAGCTCAAGCCGGTTACCCTAAAGAATTAGTTTACCCTGTGGACAAGGCGACAGCCAGCAAGCTCGCGGGTGTAAGTCTAGATAATGAGGCTCTATATTACCCACTCGCGGGCTGGGTGAATGCTAAACAATGTGTGCAAACCATTCTAAAAGCAGCCGAACAATCGGGTCTGTTAAGCGTGCACTACGGGCATGAATTAAGCCAATTCGAACTTGAAAACCAACACTGTCGCCTAGATTTTGGCTCGCAGGTAAAACAACACAACAATGTAGTTTTCTGCCAATCTCACCATCTATTGAAATTGCCCCAAGCCGAGCAGCTACCCATTACCCCAGTGCGCGGACAAGTTAGCCATGTCGATACCACTGCACAGTTAAGTAAACTGAGTAAGGTATTGTGCTACGAAGGCTACTTAACCCCCGCGAACCATCAACAGCATTGCATTGGAGCCAGTTACATTCGCAATGATTTAAGCCTTGAGCTAAAAGCTAACGAAGCAGAAAAAAACTTAGCGGCGATTAGAAAGTGTCAGCCCCAGCCATGGAACGAACAACTAACATTAGCAGATACTCCAGGCCGAGCAGCAACCCGCTGCGCAGTGCGCGACCATTTCCCATTAATCGGCCAGTTGCCAAACCTAGAACAGCTGTTTAGTGAGCAATACAAGCAGCAATGGCAAGAGGTAGTTCCACCAAGTTATGGTGGGGTATTTGTTGCCATTGGTTTTGGTTCAAGAGGGATATGCAGCGCGCCATTCGCCACAGAGTTATTGGCCGCTCAATTGTGTAATGAACCAATGCCACTTAAGCAAAGTACCTTAAACTGCATTCACCCACATCGCTTTTGGAACAGGCGTTTAGTAAAAAAACGCCCTTTAGCCTTAAATTATCGCGAGTTTAAAACCAGGTAG
- the fabB gene encoding beta-ketoacyl-ACP synthase I yields MKRAVITGLGIISSIGNNKEEVLASLQAGKSGITHSPEFAEQNLRSQVWGDLKINPAEHVDRKTMRFMGDAAAFSYLSMQQAIEDAKLADELVSNERTGLVVGSGGASSKNQVEAADILRAKGVRRVGPYMVPRTMSSTTSACLATPFKIKGVNYSISSACATSAHCIGHALELIQLGKQDVVFAGGGEELHWTLAMEFDAMGALSTKYNDNPELASRTYDADRDGFVISGGGGMVVVEELEHALARGAKIYGEVVGYGATSDGYDMVAPSGEGAVRCMRQAMQGLEGDIDYVNTHGTSTPVGDVKELGAIQEVFGGNSPLISATKAMTGHALGAAGVHEAIYSLLMMENDFVAPSININTLDEKAEGLNIVANQAKSAKLNRVMSNSFGFGGTNATLVIERFQD; encoded by the coding sequence ATGAAAAGAGCAGTTATCACCGGGCTAGGCATTATATCTAGTATCGGTAACAATAAAGAAGAAGTATTAGCATCCTTACAAGCAGGTAAATCGGGAATTACCCATTCACCTGAGTTTGCCGAGCAAAACTTACGCAGCCAAGTATGGGGTGATTTAAAAATTAACCCAGCTGAGCATGTTGACCGTAAAACCATGCGTTTCATGGGCGATGCTGCAGCATTCTCTTACTTGTCTATGCAACAAGCTATTGAAGATGCCAAGCTAGCTGACGAACTTGTTTCGAACGAGCGTACAGGCTTAGTTGTTGGTTCTGGTGGCGCGTCTTCTAAAAACCAAGTAGAAGCAGCTGATATTTTACGTGCTAAAGGTGTACGTCGTGTTGGTCCTTACATGGTGCCAAGAACTATGTCGAGCACCACTTCAGCCTGTTTAGCAACGCCGTTTAAAATTAAAGGCGTTAACTATTCAATTAGCAGTGCTTGTGCAACCAGTGCTCACTGTATTGGCCACGCTCTAGAGCTTATTCAATTAGGCAAGCAAGACGTGGTATTTGCCGGTGGCGGTGAAGAGCTTCACTGGACTCTAGCCATGGAATTCGATGCCATGGGTGCATTGTCTACTAAATATAACGACAACCCAGAACTTGCCTCACGTACTTACGATGCAGACCGCGACGGTTTTGTTATCTCTGGCGGTGGCGGTATGGTTGTTGTTGAAGAGTTAGAGCATGCACTTGCTCGTGGCGCTAAAATCTACGGTGAAGTAGTGGGTTACGGTGCCACGTCTGACGGTTACGACATGGTTGCGCCATCAGGTGAAGGGGCTGTACGTTGTATGCGCCAAGCAATGCAAGGCCTAGAAGGCGATATTGATTACGTGAATACTCACGGTACTTCTACGCCGGTAGGCGATGTGAAAGAACTGGGCGCTATTCAAGAAGTGTTTGGTGGTAACAGCCCACTTATAAGTGCAACTAAAGCCATGACTGGCCACGCATTAGGCGCGGCTGGTGTTCACGAAGCTATTTACTCTTTGTTGATGATGGAAAATGACTTTGTTGCGCCAAGCATTAACATCAACACCTTGGATGAAAAAGCCGAAGGTTTGAACATTGTGGCTAACCAAGCCAAGAGCGCGAAGTTAAATCGCGTAATGTCTAACAGCTTTGGTTTTGGTGGCACCAATGCCACGCTTGTAATCGAACGTTTCCAAGACTAA